The Kitasatospora sp. NBC_00374 genome has a segment encoding these proteins:
- the ruvX gene encoding Holliday junction resolvase RuvX: MEEQPEKVFRRGRRIAVDVGDARIGVASCDPDGLIATPVETVPAGGRSQARLKEIAEEYDAIEVVVGLPRSLSGKEGPAAAKVRAYAGRLAALVAPVSVRLVDERMTTVTASQGLRASGRSSKKGRSVIDQAAAVVILQSALETERVSGRAPGESVEPIN, translated from the coding sequence ATGGAGGAGCAGCCGGAGAAGGTCTTCCGCCGGGGCCGCCGGATCGCCGTCGACGTGGGCGACGCCCGGATCGGGGTCGCGTCCTGCGACCCCGACGGGCTGATCGCCACGCCGGTGGAGACGGTCCCCGCGGGGGGCCGCTCCCAGGCCCGGCTCAAGGAGATCGCCGAGGAGTACGACGCGATCGAGGTCGTGGTCGGCCTGCCCCGCTCACTGAGCGGCAAGGAGGGCCCGGCCGCGGCCAAGGTCAGGGCGTACGCCGGGCGGCTGGCCGCGCTGGTCGCCCCGGTGTCGGTGCGGCTGGTGGACGAGCGGATGACCACGGTCACCGCGAGCCAGGGGCTGCGCGCCTCCGGGCGCAGCAGCAAGAAGGGCCGCTCGGTGATCGACCAGGCCGCGGCCGTGGTGATCCTGCAGAGCGCCCTGGAGACCGAACGGGTGAGTGGGCGCGCCCCCGGTGAGAGCGTCGAACCGATCAACTGA
- the mltG gene encoding endolytic transglycosylase MltG, giving the protein MADPFIAPGLTPGLTPGHLGAPVLELEAPPPAGVEPPDPRRRHTGLACLLTAMALFLVAGAMVLTGYLMWPEGRPPAPDFTGSGSGNVQVSVSQGATLTQIGQTLVKNDVVASTRAFTEAAAKSPAGNRIQPGTYTLRHRMSAVNALNVLLDPANANALTIPEGRRATQIYAAIDARLNVPAGTTLHTAEQRAGELGLPADAHNNPEGYLYPSTYPITGDTTPLLLLQQMVKEAQTAAQDSGVVTTEGQTAYQVLTVASLAEAEADNPEDMARVARVIYNRMARGMPLQFDSTINYALGRSTLTTTNTDTRLDSPYNTYLHAGLPPGPIGNPGRDGLRAATHPAEGDWIYFVTVSPGDTRFTDSPEQHLKNVADFNAYSAQHPASSAPASP; this is encoded by the coding sequence GTGGCCGATCCGTTCATCGCACCCGGACTGACTCCCGGACTCACCCCGGGGCACCTCGGCGCACCCGTGCTGGAGCTGGAGGCGCCGCCGCCGGCGGGGGTGGAGCCGCCGGACCCGCGCCGTCGGCACACCGGGCTGGCCTGCCTGCTCACCGCGATGGCGCTGTTCCTGGTGGCGGGTGCGATGGTGCTGACGGGCTATCTGATGTGGCCCGAGGGGCGGCCGCCGGCGCCGGACTTCACCGGCAGCGGCAGCGGGAACGTCCAGGTGTCGGTGAGTCAGGGCGCGACCCTCACCCAGATCGGCCAGACGCTGGTCAAGAACGACGTGGTGGCCAGCACCCGGGCCTTCACCGAGGCGGCGGCCAAGAGCCCCGCGGGCAACCGCATCCAGCCCGGCACGTACACCCTGCGGCACCGGATGTCCGCGGTGAACGCCCTCAACGTCCTGCTCGACCCGGCGAACGCCAACGCCCTCACCATCCCGGAGGGCCGGCGGGCCACCCAGATCTACGCAGCGATCGACGCCCGGCTGAACGTGCCCGCCGGCACCACCCTGCACACCGCCGAGCAGCGCGCCGGTGAGCTGGGGCTGCCGGCCGACGCGCACAACAACCCCGAGGGCTACCTGTACCCGTCGACGTATCCGATCACCGGTGACACCACCCCGCTCCTGCTGCTCCAGCAGATGGTGAAGGAGGCCCAGACGGCCGCCCAGGACAGCGGCGTGGTCACCACCGAGGGGCAGACCGCGTACCAGGTGCTCACGGTGGCCAGCCTCGCCGAGGCGGAGGCGGACAATCCCGAGGACATGGCCCGGGTGGCCCGGGTGATCTACAACCGGATGGCCAGGGGCATGCCGCTGCAGTTCGACTCGACCATCAACTACGCGCTCGGCCGCTCGACCCTGACCACGACGAACACCGACACCAGGCTGGACTCGCCGTACAACACGTACTTGCACGCCGGCCTGCCGCCCGGTCCGATCGGCAACCCCGGGCGGGACGGCCTGCGGGCGGCCACCCATCCCGCGGAGGGCGACTGGATCTACTTCGTCACCGTCAGCCCTGGTGACACCAGGTTCACCGACAGCCCCGAGCAGCACCTGAAGAACGTCGCCGACTTCAACGCCTACAGCGCTCAGCACCCCGCCTCGTCCGCACCGGCCTCCCCCTGA